One part of the Osmerus mordax isolate fOsmMor3 chromosome 18, fOsmMor3.pri, whole genome shotgun sequence genome encodes these proteins:
- the pdk4 gene encoding pyruvate dehydrogenase kinase, isozyme 4: MKFTQFLMKSSSMAGIQKKVDRFSKFSPSPLSMKQFIDFGSANACEKTSFVFLRQELPVRLANIMKEIDFLPDKLLSTPSLQLLLSWYSQSLLEIVDFLEKDPDDKKILKKFTETLVNVRNRHNDVVPTMAQGVVEYKEAFGVDPVTNQNVQYFLDRFYMSRISTRMLMNQHSLIFDGSANPAHPKHIGSIDPNCDVVEVIKDAYESSKMLCEQYYLTSPDMEIIQVNSKDVNQPLHIVYVPSHLYHMLFELFKNAMRATVETHETSLTLPPVKVRVSLGSEDLTIKMSDRGGGVPLRKIERLFSYMYSTAPSPVHIDNSRNAPLAGFGYGLPISRLYAKYFQGDLQLYSMEGYGTSAVIYLKALSTESVERLPVFNKSALRHYQTTTEADDWCMPSKDPKKLGKYERRS, encoded by the exons GCTCGGCCAATGCCTGTGAGAAGACGTCCTTCGTGTTTCTGCGACAGGAGCTTCCTGTGAGGCTCGCCAACATCATGAAGGAGATCGACTTCCTCCCTGACAAGCTGCTCAGCACCCCATCCTTACAGCTGCTGCTCAGCTG gtACTCCCAGAGTCTTCTGGAGATTGTGGACTTCCTGGAGAAAGACCCTGATGACAAAAAGATCCTGAAAAA GTTCACAGAGACGCTGGTGAACGTGAGGAACCGGCACAATGACGTGGTTCCCACCATGGCGCAGGGCGTGGTCGAGTACAAGGAGGCCTTCGGCGTCGACCCCGTCACCAACCAGAACGTCCAGTACTTCCTGGATCGCTTCTACATGAGCCGCATCTCCACGCGCATGCTCATGAATCAGCACT CTCTCATCTTCGACGGTAGTGCCAACCCTGCCCATCCCAAACACATCGGCAGCATCGACCCCAACTGTGATGTGGTGGAGGTGATCAAAG ATGCCTATGAGAGCTCCAAGATGCTGTGTGAACAGTATTATCTGACATCTCCCGACATGGAGATCATACAAGTCAACT CCAAAGACGTGAACCAGCCTCTCCACATCGTGTATGTGCCCTCTCACCTGTACCACATGCTGTTTGAACTCTTCAAG aaCGCCATGAGAGCTACTGTAGAGACTCATGAAACCAGTCTGACCCTACCGCCGGTTAAAGTCCGTGTTTCACTGGGCAGCGAAGACTTAACCATCAAG aTGTCAGATCGGGGAGGAGGCGTCCCGTTGAGGAAGATTGAGCGTCTGTTCAGCTACATGTACTCCACCGCTCCCAGCCCCGTCCACATCGACAACTCCCGCAACGCCCCCCTG GCTGGGTTCGGCTACGGTCTCCCCATCTCCCGTCTCTACGCCAAGTACTTCCAGGGAGACCTGCAGCTGTACTCCATGGAGGGTTACGGAACCTCTGCTGTCATCTACCTGAAg GCCTTGTCCACAGAGTCTGTGGAGAGACTTCCTGTCTTCAACAAGTCTGCTCTGAGGCATTACCAGACCACCACTGAGGCAGATGACTGGTGCATGCCCAGCAAGGATCCCAAGAAGCTGGGCAAGTATGAGAGGAGGAGCTAG